In Saccharothrix syringae, the following are encoded in one genomic region:
- a CDS encoding ThiF family adenylyltransferase has protein sequence MDLPNRPRVLPGLPLLRRREDVVQIGTDPRHAVLVEDVPAPMASALLGLNGQHTLRELRERLAPHGDQATELLGVLRGLAHAGLVEESVPVPHPRLAAEVTCRALRTRRPAPHLASARAARSVCVHGEGRLAVTVAALLAAAGVGHVRVIARGRVGPEDTGSGYLDADVGRPRAEAAADAVRRACPAVRPVPRGADLVVLADALVPAPELLHDLVRAGTAHLAARVREGVGVVGPLVVPGRSSCLRCADLHRTDSDPGWPLVAAQLVDRPQHADLATVTATAGVAVGQALLALDRDAGARGRPPTWDATLEVDAFTGVVEHRIAPVHPRCECRSAG, from the coding sequence GTGGATCTACCCAACCGACCCAGGGTCCTGCCCGGCCTGCCGCTGCTGCGCCGCCGGGAGGACGTGGTGCAGATCGGCACCGACCCCCGGCACGCGGTGCTCGTCGAGGACGTGCCCGCGCCCATGGCCTCCGCCCTGCTCGGCCTCAACGGCCAGCACACCCTCCGCGAGCTGCGCGAACGGCTCGCCCCGCACGGCGACCAGGCCACCGAGCTGCTCGGCGTCCTGCGCGGCCTGGCGCACGCCGGGCTGGTCGAGGAGTCCGTGCCCGTCCCCCACCCCCGGCTGGCCGCCGAGGTGACCTGCCGGGCGCTGCGCACCCGCCGCCCGGCGCCGCACCTGGCCTCCGCGCGTGCCGCGCGTTCGGTCTGCGTGCACGGCGAGGGGCGGCTGGCGGTGACCGTCGCCGCGCTCCTGGCGGCCGCCGGCGTGGGACACGTACGGGTGATAGCGCGTGGGCGGGTCGGCCCCGAGGACACCGGATCGGGCTACCTGGACGCGGACGTCGGCAGGCCGCGCGCGGAGGCCGCGGCGGACGCGGTGCGGCGCGCGTGCCCGGCGGTGCGACCGGTGCCGCGCGGCGCGGACCTGGTGGTGCTGGCGGACGCGCTGGTGCCCGCGCCGGAGCTGCTGCACGACCTGGTCCGCGCGGGCACCGCGCACCTGGCCGCGCGGGTCCGCGAGGGCGTCGGCGTGGTGGGCCCGCTGGTCGTGCCGGGGCGCAGCAGCTGCCTGAGGTGCGCCGACCTGCACCGGACCGACTCCGACCCGGGCTGGCCGCTGGTCGCCGCGCAGCTGGTGGACCGGCCGCAGCACGCGGACCTGGCCACGGTCACCGCCACGGCCGGTGTCGCGGTCGGCCAGGCGCTGCTCGCGCTCGACCGGGACGCCGGGGCCCGCGGCAGGCCGCCGACCTGGGACGCGACCCTGGAGGTCGACGCGTTCACCGGGGTGGTCGAGCACCGGATAGCGCCGGTGCACCCGCGCTGCGAGTGCCGTTCCGCAGGGTGA
- a CDS encoding DUF5679 domain-containing protein: MAETYNGYCVKCREKRDFTGEVHESNNRRMAKGQCPVCGTTVTRILGKAKV; the protein is encoded by the coding sequence GTGGCCGAGACCTACAACGGCTACTGCGTCAAGTGCCGTGAGAAGCGCGACTTCACGGGCGAGGTGCACGAGAGCAACAACCGCAGGATGGCCAAGGGCCAGTGCCCGGTCTGCGGGACCACGGTGACCCGGATCCTCGGCAAGGCCAAGGTCTGA
- a CDS encoding ABC1 kinase family protein: protein MTDIPRKGVQRTAKLASLPLGVAGRVVGGWGKRLAGRSSEEVSAEVSAKTAEQLFAVLGQLKGGAMKFGQALSVFEAAVPEELAEPYREALTKLQTAAPPMPSRTVHRVLAEQLGAGWAKRFASFDDDPAASASIGQVHRAVWHDGRHVAVKVQYPGADEALASDLKQLLRFSRVIQAMMPGAEVKPLLEELRDRYLEELDYRDEADNQRAFAKAFAGDGHVLVPRVVASSPKVMVTEWTDGTPLSRIIRDGTREQRDLAGQLLSEFHFSAPSRSGLLHADPHPGNFMLGDDGRLRVLDFGAVARLPDGLPKPLGLMTRLALEQRSADLEELLRAEHFIRPGTELRAEDVLSYLGPFVEPLRTETFHFTRRWLQQQAERIGDLRSPDLQTGRSLNLPPQYLLIHRVTLGATGILCQLDANVQARAIVSRWQPGFAD, encoded by the coding sequence GTGACCGATATCCCGCGCAAGGGCGTGCAGCGCACCGCCAAGCTGGCCAGCCTCCCCCTCGGGGTGGCGGGCCGGGTCGTCGGCGGTTGGGGCAAGCGCCTGGCAGGCCGCAGCTCCGAGGAGGTCAGCGCCGAGGTGTCGGCCAAGACCGCCGAGCAGCTGTTCGCGGTGCTCGGGCAGCTCAAGGGCGGCGCGATGAAGTTCGGCCAGGCCCTGAGCGTGTTCGAGGCCGCGGTGCCCGAGGAGCTGGCCGAGCCGTACCGCGAGGCGCTGACCAAGCTGCAGACGGCCGCGCCGCCGATGCCATCGCGCACGGTGCACCGGGTGCTGGCCGAGCAGCTGGGCGCGGGGTGGGCCAAGCGGTTCGCGTCCTTCGACGACGACCCGGCCGCGTCGGCCAGCATCGGCCAGGTGCACCGCGCGGTGTGGCACGACGGGCGTCACGTGGCGGTGAAGGTGCAGTACCCCGGCGCGGACGAGGCGCTGGCGTCCGACCTGAAGCAGCTGCTGCGGTTCAGCCGGGTGATCCAGGCGATGATGCCGGGCGCCGAGGTCAAGCCCCTGCTGGAGGAGCTGCGCGACCGGTACCTGGAGGAACTGGACTACCGGGACGAAGCGGACAACCAGCGCGCGTTCGCCAAGGCGTTCGCCGGTGACGGGCACGTGCTCGTGCCGCGGGTGGTGGCCAGCTCGCCGAAGGTGATGGTCACCGAGTGGACCGACGGCACGCCCCTGTCGCGGATCATCCGGGACGGCACGCGCGAGCAGCGCGACCTGGCCGGGCAGCTGCTGTCGGAGTTCCACTTCTCCGCGCCGAGCCGGTCGGGCCTGCTGCACGCCGACCCGCACCCCGGCAACTTCATGCTGGGCGACGACGGCCGGCTGCGGGTGCTGGACTTCGGCGCCGTGGCGCGGCTGCCCGACGGCCTGCCCAAGCCGCTGGGCCTGATGACCAGGCTGGCGCTGGAGCAGCGGTCGGCGGACCTGGAGGAGCTGCTGCGGGCGGAGCACTTCATCCGGCCCGGGACCGAGCTGCGCGCGGAGGACGTGCTGAGCTACCTGGGGCCGTTCGTGGAGCCGCTGCGCACCGAGACGTTCCACTTCACCCGCCGCTGGCTCCAGCAGCAGGCCGAGCGGATCGGCGACCTCCGCAGCCCCGACCTGCAGACCGGCCGCTCCCTGAACCTGCCACCCCAATACCTGCTTATCCACAGGGTCACGCTCGGCGCGACGGGCATCCTCTGCCAGCTCGACGCGAACGTGCAGGCCAGGGCCATCGTCTCCCGCTGGCAGCCGGGCTTCGCCGACTGA